The following proteins are co-located in the Seriola aureovittata isolate HTS-2021-v1 ecotype China chromosome 7, ASM2101889v1, whole genome shotgun sequence genome:
- the mrpl51 gene encoding 39S ribosomal protein L51, mitochondrial, producing MSVLGGLLRVGASLCQSAGTLLNTARTISTGTCCQIRMHAIPQLKKVDRWTEKRNMFGVYDNIGILGEFNAHPKDLIMAPCWLKGFKGNELQRLIRKKRMVGDRMMTMDRHNLEKRIKFLYRRFNRTGKHR from the exons ATGTCTGTACTGGGAGGTTTGCTGAGAGTTGGAGCGTCCTTGTGTCAGTCTGCTGGGACCCTGCTGAACACAGCCAGGACCATTTCTACTG GTACATGCTGCCAGATCAGGATGCATGCCATCCCTCAGCTGAAGAAGGTAGATAGGTGGACTGAGAAGAGGAACATGTTTGGAGTTTATGATAACATAGGCATATTAG gaGAATTTAATGCTCATCCCAAAGACCTCATAATGGCCCCCTGCTGGCTGAAGGGTTTCAAAGGTAATGAATTGCAGCGTCTCATTCGAAAGAAGAGGATGGTGGGAGACAGAATGATGACAATGGACAGACACAACTTGGAAAAGAGAATCAAATTCCTCTACAGACGCTTCAACCGCACTGGCAAACATCGTTAA